Proteins from a genomic interval of Nocardia sp. BMG51109:
- a CDS encoding 5-formyltetrahydrofolate cyclo-ligase, translating into MNIAGQRDKNQWRAEVSARRASVAAPVRAGEAAALAGAAARVAADWAPAGWVAAYVPVGTEPGSTGMLDALRSAGARVLLPVTGPPGPLDWAEYSGAGSLHRGRYDLLEPAGARMSPAAIELAGVILVPALAVDRRGVRLGRGAGYYDRTLPAARPDARLIAVVRDEEVVARLPEEPHDRRMGWALTPGGGLRRLAGPASGN; encoded by the coding sequence GTGAATATCGCCGGTCAGCGTGACAAGAACCAGTGGCGGGCCGAGGTGTCGGCGCGGCGGGCGTCCGTCGCCGCGCCGGTGCGGGCGGGCGAGGCGGCGGCGCTGGCGGGCGCCGCGGCGCGGGTGGCGGCGGACTGGGCGCCCGCCGGCTGGGTCGCCGCGTACGTGCCGGTGGGCACGGAGCCCGGTTCGACGGGCATGCTCGACGCGCTGCGCTCGGCCGGGGCCAGGGTGCTGCTGCCGGTCACGGGGCCGCCGGGGCCGCTGGACTGGGCCGAGTACTCCGGCGCCGGCTCGCTGCACCGCGGCCGCTACGACCTGCTGGAGCCGGCCGGGGCCCGAATGTCCCCGGCCGCAATCGAATTGGCGGGAGTTATCCTGGTACCCGCGCTGGCGGTGGACCGGCGCGGCGTGCGCCTGGGCCGGGGCGCCGGATATTACGACCGCACGCTGCCCGCCGCGCGGCCCGATGCCCGGCTGATCGCTGTGGTGCGGGACGAGGAGGTGGTCGCCCGGCTGCCGGAGGAACCACACGATCGGCGGATGGGCTGGGCGCTGACTCCCGGCGGCGGACTGCGACGTTTGGCCGGCCCGGCGAGCGGGAATTAA